CAAGTATCATCTAATCAAACTGCCCCTGGTGCAAAAGTTCTCACATTTGGAACTGCTGGAGTAGGAAAAACAGCCTCTGTGGAGAAGTTTATTCTTGACTGGGCTGAGGAAAAATCCAACCAGGACATAGATTTCATTCTGTTCCTTCCTTTTTGTGAACTGAATGTGATCAAAGATAAAGAGTTCAACCTTTTGGGTCTTGTGAGTTACTTCCATCGTGATTTTAATGGTGCAGATGTACAGGAGATGTTAAGAGAAAATGGCAGGATGATATTTATTTTCGATGGATTGGATGAAAGCCAAATTCACCTAGAGTTTAATCAAGAGAAAATATCTGAGATAACAAAGGAGACCACTCTTGATAGATTGTTAGTAAACCTAATCAAAGGAGagctgcttccctctgctcttgTCTGGATTACCTCCCGTCCAGCAGCAGCTGATAAGATCCCATACAAGTACTTCCATGAAGTTACAGAAATCTGTGGTTTCAACAACTTGCAGAAGGAGGAGTATGTCAAGAAGATAATCAGAGATCAGGATAAAGCCTgcagaatcattacacacatcaGGTCAAGGAAAAGTCTTCACATACTGTGCCACATACCCATCTTCTGTAATATCTCAGCCACAGTGCTACTGGAAATGTTGGATGCTCCCGCAACTTTGACAGAAATATACACACGTTTCTTAGTGTATCAGACAAAGCAAAAGAATGATAAATACAGCTTAAAGACCAACAGGGACAGTACGGTTGCACTAGTTGAGAGAGACACCACAAAAGTGTCAGACATAAAGAAACTTGGAAAGTTAGCCTTTCGTCTGTTAAACAAAGGGCAACTTACATTCTACAAGAAAGACCTGGATAAATGTGACATTGATGTCGATGGAGCTTTGGTGCACTCTGGAGTTTGCACTCGGATCTTTAGCAAAGATGAGGAGATTTTCAGCTTTTTGCATTTGAGCTTCCAGGAGTTCCTTGCAGCTGTATTTGTGTTCCTTGTATTTGTAAGTGATGAACAGGACCCGTGTCGTCAAACCCTGAAGGAagtgaaatggaaaattaaaccTAAACTGGCTGATAATCTTAATACAGCAGTTGACAAAGCCATGGCGAGCAAAAATGGACACCTGAACCTTTTTCTATGCTTCCTAATAGGTCTGCATTCCAATCAGAAACTCCTCAAGTTTTTACAGCCAGAACTAGAAATCAATAGAGAAAGTctggaagaaacaaaaaaacacatcaaaagtACCATTGACAAAACGACATCTTCTGAGAAGATACTCAATCTCTTCCACTGCATGAGTGAACTGAAAGACAGTTCCCTGACAAGTGACATCCAGAAACACTTGATATCTGGTGATATTACAGAAAAAGAACTCTCTCCCTCACAGTGGGCAGCTCAGGTGTTCAAGTTGCAGATGTCAGACGAAACTCAAGATACGTTTGATTTGAAGAAATACAGTCCATCAGACAACGGACTGAGGAGACTACTGCCAGTGGTGAAAATCACACAAAAAGCGCTGCAAGTATTATTTTTGATATTGtatctgtatatattgtatatattgtaagtctcttttgattttttttctttttttttcttttgagcgATTATTTACACAAAGTATTATCTTTATTACGAAGGTTGGATAATTGTGATCTCAATAAGAACAGCTGTAAAACACTTGCAACAGTTTTCAGTTCAACACTAAAAGAACTGGATttgagcaacaatgacctgcaggatgcAGGAGTGAAGCATCTCTGTGaaggactgaagagttcacactgtaaactggaggtACTCAGGTCAGTATATCAATCAGATCTGAGTGACACAATGGCTGCATATGCACATAAAACTGAAAGAATCTCCCCTCCCTATTTGTTTCCCTGATTTTGCATGACCtggcatttgtttgtttttgtcatgGTTTGcaattttacttttagttttagttattgTAAAGAGtgtactaattattttagttttgcaTTGatcttctttctgtctttttagtGGTAATTCATTAGCACAAAGTATATTTGCAATAGTATTATTTTGTAAGCATGCATTACAAGTCTCTTAACTCCTATTCCTTATTCTTTTTGCCTTTTTCTTCTCCAAAGATTGTCTGGCTGTATGATAACAGAGGAAGGATGTTCCTTTTTGGAATTAGCTCTGTCGTCAAACCCTTCACACCTCAAAGAACTGGATCTGACTTACAATCACCCAGGAGAATCAGGAGTAAAGAGACTCACTGCCAGGAGAGAAGATCCACATTTTAGGCTGATGACACTCAGGTGTGAAAAGTTAGTCTGTGTACGATTTGTAATGTATATGTATTCCTACACTTTCTACACTTTATTGTGATGGTAGAGCCCCTGTATCTTTAGACAAGGGTGTCTGGTACACTTATTTTATcgtatcttatttttatttaatttttcattttaaaagtttGGTATCAGAATAACTTTAATAATGATATATTTTAGTACATTGTGTTGATGTCACTGTTGGTGCATACTTGTTTATTTTAGGGTGGAACATGCAGGAGAGAAAAGAATTGAACAAGGCCCTAGAAAATGTAAGTTTACTGCATTTAGTTTAAAATTCAGTAGGTCGTACCCAAAATTGGCAAAATTGATTATTAAaaaattgtttattaaaaattatatatagttgCATATAGTTAATGTCCGTAGCTACAGCTGTTGCCTGTATGAGTACCTCATTTtgagttttatttttaacaaatgacttgtaaactatttttttactATGAATAATATTGAAATATCTCATACCACATACCTAACAAGACAATATGgtaaatatcaataaacatttttacaataTGTACTGATAGGTACTGTAATAACTAACAATATTTAAATGGTTAGTAATTCAAAAGGTACAATAGGGGACTCAAAATTCACATACATGCATACTTTCACATAATTGTGTTCTCAGATCTTTCTATTTGCTTTCAGATGCCTGTAAGATTGAACTGGACCCAAACACAGCACACCGATATCTTCATCTGTGTGAGGGAAACAGAAAGGTAGTGTACACAGAAGAGCAGCGggcgtatcctgatcatccagacagATTTGACACCTTTGAGCAGGTGTTGAGTACAGAGGGACTAAAAGGACGCTGCTACTGGGAGACTGAGTGGAGTGATGAAGCTGAAATAGCAGTGACATATAAAGGAATTGACAGAAAGGGAGACACAGAATCTCAGTTTGGATGGAATGATAAATCCTGGAGTCTGATCTTTTCTAATGACAAGTATTCGATCTGGCACAATCAGGAAAAAATCCAATTACCTGACCCACACTTCCGCTCCAACAGAGTAGGTGTGTATCTGGATTGGCcagccggcactctgtccttctacagtgTT
This genomic interval from Astyanax mexicanus isolate ESR-SI-001 chromosome 1, AstMex3_surface, whole genome shotgun sequence contains the following:
- the LOC103027991 gene encoding NACHT, LRR and PYD domains-containing protein 12; the protein is MSKIKELLLKTFKNLKTDELKTFQWHLRNGVDDFSPIPQCDLENADRPATVDTLVSTYGPSDAVEATLAALKKINQNQLAEELKAEYIQGEGRYDSLSSTLTTDTIKRNNLKEKEKRYFVLKFAQRPDRASLEEGHSLLQDTYTDLCVTKGCTGGVNTEHEFQQIKESYHRSKDQSPVKFSDLFQVSSNQTAPGAKVLTFGTAGVGKTASVEKFILDWAEEKSNQDIDFILFLPFCELNVIKDKEFNLLGLVSYFHRDFNGADVQEMLRENGRMIFIFDGLDESQIHLEFNQEKISEITKETTLDRLLVNLIKGELLPSALVWITSRPAAADKIPYKYFHEVTEICGFNNLQKEEYVKKIIRDQDKACRIITHIRSRKSLHILCHIPIFCNISATVLLEMLDAPATLTEIYTRFLVYQTKQKNDKYSLKTNRDSTVALVERDTTKVSDIKKLGKLAFRLLNKGQLTFYKKDLDKCDIDVDGALVHSGVCTRIFSKDEEIFSFLHLSFQEFLAAVFVFLVFVSDEQDPCRQTLKEVKWKIKPKLADNLNTAVDKAMASKNGHLNLFLCFLIGLHSNQKLLKFLQPELEINRESLEETKKHIKSTIDKTTSSEKILNLFHCMSELKDSSLTSDIQKHLISGDITEKELSPSQWAAQVFKLQMSDETQDTFDLKKYSPSDNGLRRLLPVVKITQKALLDNCDLNKNSCKTLATVFSSTLKELDLSNNDLQDAGVKHLCEGLKSSHCKLEVLRLSGCMITEEGCSFLELALSSNPSHLKELDLTYNHPGESGVKRLTARREDPHFRLMTLRVEHAGEKRIEQGPRKYACKIELDPNTAHRYLHLCEGNRKVVYTEEQRAYPDHPDRFDTFEQVLSTEGLKGRCYWETEWSDEAEIAVTYKGIDRKGDTESQFGWNDKSWSLIFSNDKYSIWHNQEKIQLPDPHFRSNRVGVYLDWPAGTLSFYSVLSAGQNVKFFPLFTFHSRFTEPLYAGFRVINDSFLRLCDI